The genomic interval GTCCACACCTCGGCCGCATCGGTTGCGGTGCTGCCCGAAGCCGAGGAGTTCGATGTCGAGATCTCGATGAACGACATCCGCAAGGATATCTTCTGCGCCTCGGGACCCGGCGGGCAGTCGGTCAACACGACCTATTCGGCCATCCGCCTTACGCACATCCCCACAGGTATCGTCGTGCAGTGCCAGGACCAGAAGTCGCAGCTGAAGAACTTCGACAAGGCCTTCGAGGAGCTCCGCACGCGGGTCTTCAACCTCGAATACTCGAAATACCTCGACGAAATCGCCTCGAAACGCAAGACGATGGTCTCGACGGGCGACCGCTCGGCCAAGATCCGCACCTACAACTACCCGCAGGGGCGCATCACCGACCACCGCATCAACTACACGATCTACAACCTCGCGGCCTTCATGGACGGCGACATCCAGGACTGCATCGACCACCTGATCGTCGCGGAAAATGCCGAGCGCCTGAAGGAGAGCGAACTCTGATCCCGCCCGGCGGGCAATATTCCGGGGCGCAGGGACGTTTTACAGGAAATTTCCGGTATGATGAAACGACTGACCATGCTGCTGTTGCTGGCGGGCGTGCTCGTTGCGGGCACGGCCGGAGCTGCCGTGCCGAAACCCCGGCCGCTCTACATCGTCAACGGCAAGGTGATGGATGAGATCCAGCAAATCCCGCCCGAAGAGATCGAACGGGTCGAGACGCTTCCGGCCGACGAGGAGACCATCGCCCGCTACGGAGAACGCGCCGCGCACGGCGTGATCCTCATCACGCTGCGCTACGACGAACCGGCCTCGTTCCCGGCCGATACGACCTTCGGAAGCTACATCGCCCGGCAGGTCCGCTGGGAAGACAACGATCCCGTTGCGCGGGTTGTCCTGCGCTATACGGTCACACCGGAGGGCATCGTCCGGATCGACGAAACGCTGGAATCCACAGACAACCGGCTCAAACGCCGGGTCCTGAAAGCCGTGGAGGAGTCCCCGCGCTGGCAGCCGGCCCTGAAGAACGGGCGCCCGATCTCCAGCGAAGGGGTCCTGAGCATCCAGCTGCCCGAAGGACGGCGGATGCCGCGGCAGGTGGAGCTGGTCTACCGCTGACGGAGGGGGGGGGCATTTCACCTATCCATCACCTTAAAAACCGGATACTTATGAAGACCAACTCCTTTGCAGCCTGGACCGTGGCAGTCCGCCCCTACAGCCTGGGCAATGCCGTCATCCTGATCCTTGTGGGGTCAGCCCTCGCCTGGACCGACGGATCGTTCCACTGGCTTCCGGCCCTGCTGTGCCTCGTGTTCGCCTTGCTGATGCAGTGCACGGCCAACCTGGTCAACGACCTGTGGGACTTCCTCAAGGGCGCCGACCAACCCGACCGGCTGGGGCCCGACCGCGCCTTCGCCAAGGGGTATATCACCCTCAACGCCATGAAGGCCGGAATTGCCGCCTTCACCGTCGCGGCATGCGCCGCCGGAATCGGCATCCTCGGCTGGGCCCTGCGCCACGACATGCTGGCCTGGGGCGGCTGGGAACTCGTCGCCGTCGGTGCCGCCTGCATCCTCTTCGCCTACTTCTACACCGCGGGACCGTGGCCCCTGGCCTATCACGGACTGGGTGACGTGGCCGTCATCCTCTTCTTCGGCCTCGTACCCGTCGGGGTTACCTACTACGTCCAGACCGGCATGTGGAACTGGGAGACGATCGTCACGGCCCTGGCCTGCGGACTGGTGATCGACACCATGCTCATGGTCAACAACTTCCGCGACCGCGAGGAGGATGCCCGCTGCGGAAAACGCACCGTGGTCGTCTGCCTCGGAGCGAAATTCGGAAGCTGGAGCTACTTCGGGCTCGGAGCCGCCGCCGCGGTGCTGTGCCTGTCGCTGCTGGCCGGAGGCCGCACCTGGGCCGCGCTGCTGCCGCTCCTCTACCTCGCAGGGCACATCGCCACCTGGCGCAAGATGGTCCGCATCGACCACGGCGACCAACTCAACATCTGTCTCGGCGAGACGGCCCGGAACATCATGCTCTTCGGGGCGCTCCTGACAATTGGAATTCTGCTCGGCTGATGGCTGAAAATCCACATATTACCCTGCGGGAACTCCAGCGCCGCGTGAAGTCGGTGCTCGAAGGCTCCTTCGCCCTGCCCCTCTGGGTGAGTGCCGAGATCTCCGACATCAAGGTCAACTACTCGGGCCACTGCTATCTGGAACTCGTCGAAAAGGCCGAAAAGGGTGGCGACAACGGAGTCCCAACGGCCCAGGCCCGCGCCGTAATCTGGAAATCACACTTTCCCCGCATCGCCGCATATTTCGAGGCCGAAACAGGCCAGCGGCTCGCCCCGGGGTTGAAGATCCTGGCCAAAGTACTGGTCTCGTACCACGAATTGTACGGTTTCTCGCTGCAGATCACCGACGTGGACCCTTCGTTCACGCTGGGCGATCTGGAGCGTCAGCGACAGCAAACCATTGCGCAGCTGCAGCAGGACGGTGTCTGGGAGATGAACCGCGGAGTGCCGATGCCGACGGTCGTGCAGCGCGTGGCCGTCGTGTCGAGCGCCCAGGCCGCCGGGTATCAGGACTTCTGCAAGGAGCTGGCAAAGAGCCCCTACCGGTTCGAGGTGGAGCTCTTCGACGCCTTCATGCAGGGCGAGGCGGCCGAAGGGTCGATCATCGATGCCCTGTGCCGTGTGGCCGACCGGCTGGAGGAGTTCGACGCCGTGGTGATCATCCGCGGCGGCGGCTCGCGCAGCGACCTGAACTGTTTCAACGCCTACCGCATCTGCTCCTACGTGGCCCAGTTCCCCCTGCCGGTCATCACCGGCATCGGGCACGACAAGGATACGAGCGTCGCCGATATGGTGGCCCATACCGCCCTGAAGACCCCGACGGCCGTGGCCGGATGGCTCGTCGAACGGATGGACCGCATCTGCGGGTGGCTCGACGCCGCCGCGCTGCAGTTGCACGACGGCGTGCTGCGCCTGTCCCGCACGCAGCAGGTGCGGCTCGAAGAGCTGGCGGGCGACGTGCGGCACCTTTCGCTCGGGCTGCTCCGGCAGCGCGGACTTGAGTTGGGGAGTCGCGAGGAGGTTTTCCGGCAGGCCGTCGGGAGTTTCCTCCGTCAGCAGAGGCAGCAGCTTGCCGCAACGGGCGAACTGGTCGAGAGCCGTTCGCCGCGGCACATCCTTCGCATGGGATTTGCCGTGGTGCGCAGCGGCGACCGGGCCGTAACGTCGGTCCGGCAAGTGGCGGCCGGCGAACGGCTCACGATCAATGTCGCCGACGGGCGCTTCTCCGCCGAGGTAAAGGCCGAAAAGAGATCCGAAAAATAATACAAACCCAGAGCCGGGTCGGCCCGGCCCCAAAGATTATGGCAAAGAAACAACAGCAGGAACCGAGTTACACCGAGGCGATTGCCGAGATCGAACGCATTCTCGGCCGCTTCCGCAGCGAAGAGATGGATGTGGACAGCCTCGCCGCCGAAGTCCGGCGCGCCACGGAACTCATCGCCGTCTGCAAGGCCAAACTCCAAAAGGCCGAAGAGGAGGTGAACAAAATTCTCGAAGCATGAAAAGGCTGATTCGCTGGGCCCTGAACCACATCCCGCGGCCCGTGCTGCAGCGCATGGCCTCATGGACCGTGCCCGTCATGGGATTGTTCTACCGCGGGCGCGGCGTGGAGTGTCCCCTCTGCGGTTCGAAATACCGGAAATTCCTCCCCTACGGGTATGTGCGGTCGCGCGCCAACGCCCTCTGTCCGAAGTGTCTGTCGCTGGAGCGCCACCGGCTGCTGTGGCTCTATCTGACACGCGAAACCGATCTGTTGACCGCCTTCCCGCGCACGCTGCACATTGCTCCCGAGGTGTGTATCATGCGTCACCTGAAGTCCCACTTCAAGTCCCGGCCCGGGCAGTACCTGACGGCCGATCTGGAAAGCCCGCTGGCCGACCTCCATTTCGACGTGCAGCAGATTCCGCTGGAGGACAACTCCGTGGATGTCGTGCTCTGCAACCACATCCTCGAACACGTCGCCGATGACCGCAAGGCGCTGCGCGAGTTGCACCGCATCCTCAAACCCGGCGGCTGGGGAATCCTCCTCTCACCCGTCGACCGCGACTACGAGCAGACCTTCGAGGACGATTCGATCGTCGATCCCGACGAACGCACCCGCATCTTCGGGCAATACGACCACCGGCGCATCTACGGGCAGGATTACATCGACCGCCTGCGCGAAGCGGGTTTCGAGGCCGCCGACATCGACTACGCCGCCGCGCTCCCCGAAGCGGAGCGGCTCCGCTACGCCCTCCCCGAAGACCATATCTACGTGGTGTACAAATACTGACGTCGCGACCTCCGCACGAAAAAGCCTCCCCGCACCCGCAAGGTCCGGAGAGGCTTTTTCGTGGGTGTTTGCCGCGTTCAACAGAGTCAGTAGAGATAGAAGACGATTCCGATGAAGTGGCACACCACCGCCAGGTTGATCAGCAGGTGCCAAACCATGTGGTGGTACCGGAACCCCTTGCGCGCGTAGAACCACGCTCCCAGCGTATAGAGCACCCCGCCCGCCGCAATCAGCCACAGCAGCTGCGTCGAGGCGTGACGGATGAACAACGGCAGGAAAAAGAGGATCGTCCAGCCCATCACCAGGTAGATCGTCAGGCTCACGGCCGGAATTGAACGCCGCGACAACGACTTGTAGAAGATCCCGAAAACCACCATCGCCCATTGCAGGATCGTGATGAAAAGGCCCTGCCAGCCTCCGATCACCGACAACGCAATCGGCGTATAGCTCCCCGCAATGGCCACGTAGATGAAAATGTGATCCAGGATGTGGAACACCTCCTTGTGCCGCGAGGCCGGATTCATCGAGTGGTAGAGTGTCGACGCCAGGAACATCAGGAAGATCGAAATCACGAATACCGAAACCGAAACCGAGGCCAGAACCCCCTCGGAATCGTGAACATAGGCCCACACCGCAGCAAACGGCAGCGACAACAGCGACAAAAACGACATCACCCCGTGAGACACCGAATTGGCAACCTCCTCGCCCAAAGTCGGAATGTAATTCTTCTTTTTTCTCTCCATAACGCAACCATTTGATTCAACGTGCCAAATTTATAATTTTTTTCATTATCTTTGCCAACAATAGGTATACGGTTAGGTAAAATGGACTTTTCGCGCTACGAAAATCTCCGCTCTCTCGTGCGGACGAACTTCTCGGAGCAGACCCAGCGTCTGGTCGATGAAGCGCTCGAATATGCCGAAGCAAAACTCGGCAGTCTCGTGCGCTACGACGGTGCACCCCTGATCGATCACGGTGTCGCCGTAGCCGAAATCGTCATCTCCGAAATCGGACTCGGAAGAAATTCGACCCTCTCGTCGATCCTCCACGACGTCGTCCGCATCGCCCACAAGCAACTCCCCGCAGAGGAGTTCCTCGCCCTGACCGCCGACATTCAGAACCGGTTCGGAGAACAGGTCGTCGGAATCACCATGGGGCTCTCGAACATCTCCGAACTCCGCCTCAAGGTCGCCAAGGAGCAGGCCGACAACTTCCGCGACCTGATCGTCAGCTACTCCGAGGATCCCCGCGTGATCCTCATCAAACTCGCCGACCGCCTCGAAGTCATGCGCTCGCTTGACATCTTCCCCCGCGAAAAGTGGCGCAAGAAGAGCTGGGAGTCCATGAACCTATATGCCCAAATCGCACACAAGCTGGGCCTATACTCGATCAAGAGCGAACTGGAGGATATAGCCCTGAAATATCTCGAACCGAAGGATTACGAACATATCGTCACCAAACTCGAAGAGAGCGCCGACGAACGCCGCGCCTTCATCGCACGCTTCCTCGTGCCCATCGAGCAGCGGCTCAACCAGCTCGGCATCCACTACCACATCAAGAGCCGCACCAAGTCGATCTTCTCCATCTGGAACAAGATGCAGAAGCAGCACGTACCCTTCGAGGGCGTCTACGACATCTTCGCCATCCGCATCATCATCGACTGCCCCCGCGAGCAGGAAAAACAGCTCTGCTGGACCGCCTACTCCGTGGTCACGGACTTCTACACGCCCAATCCGAACCGGATGCGCGACTGGATCTCGATCCCCAAGTCGAACGGATACGAGTCGCTCCATACGACCGTCTCGGCCGAGGGCCGATGGGTCGAGGTGCAGATCCGAACCGAACGCATGGATGCCGTCGCCGAACGCGGTATCGCCGCACACTGGCGCTACAAGGGCGTCGCACAGGGGGCACAGACCAGCGAACAGTGGCTGAGCCGCCTGCGCGAGCTGATGGAGGACACCACCCACTCGCTGGCGCAGCGTTTCGATGCCAAACCCGCCTCGGGCGAGATCTTCGTATTCACCCCCAACGGCGACCTGCGGAAACTCCCCGAAGGGGCCACGCTCCTCGACTTCGCATTCGATATTCATACGAACCTCGGCTCGACCTGCGTCGGCGGAAAGGTCAACAACCGCGC from uncultured Alistipes sp. carries:
- the menA gene encoding 1,4-dihydroxy-2-naphthoate octaprenyltransferase, translating into MKTNSFAAWTVAVRPYSLGNAVILILVGSALAWTDGSFHWLPALLCLVFALLMQCTANLVNDLWDFLKGADQPDRLGPDRAFAKGYITLNAMKAGIAAFTVAACAAGIGILGWALRHDMLAWGGWELVAVGAACILFAYFYTAGPWPLAYHGLGDVAVILFFGLVPVGVTYYVQTGMWNWETIVTALACGLVIDTMLMVNNFRDREEDARCGKRTVVVCLGAKFGSWSYFGLGAAAAVLCLSLLAGGRTWAALLPLLYLAGHIATWRKMVRIDHGDQLNICLGETARNIMLFGALLTIGILLG
- the xseB gene encoding exodeoxyribonuclease VII small subunit, which produces MAKKQQQEPSYTEAIAEIERILGRFRSEEMDVDSLAAEVRRATELIAVCKAKLQKAEEEVNKILEA
- a CDS encoding methyltransferase domain-containing protein → MKRLIRWALNHIPRPVLQRMASWTVPVMGLFYRGRGVECPLCGSKYRKFLPYGYVRSRANALCPKCLSLERHRLLWLYLTRETDLLTAFPRTLHIAPEVCIMRHLKSHFKSRPGQYLTADLESPLADLHFDVQQIPLEDNSVDVVLCNHILEHVADDRKALRELHRILKPGGWGILLSPVDRDYEQTFEDDSIVDPDERTRIFGQYDHRRIYGQDYIDRLREAGFEAADIDYAAALPEAERLRYALPEDHIYVVYKY
- a CDS encoding RelA/SpoT family protein; its protein translation is MDFSRYENLRSLVRTNFSEQTQRLVDEALEYAEAKLGSLVRYDGAPLIDHGVAVAEIVISEIGLGRNSTLSSILHDVVRIAHKQLPAEEFLALTADIQNRFGEQVVGITMGLSNISELRLKVAKEQADNFRDLIVSYSEDPRVILIKLADRLEVMRSLDIFPREKWRKKSWESMNLYAQIAHKLGLYSIKSELEDIALKYLEPKDYEHIVTKLEESADERRAFIARFLVPIEQRLNQLGIHYHIKSRTKSIFSIWNKMQKQHVPFEGVYDIFAIRIIIDCPREQEKQLCWTAYSVVTDFYTPNPNRMRDWISIPKSNGYESLHTTVSAEGRWVEVQIRTERMDAVAERGIAAHWRYKGVAQGAQTSEQWLSRLRELMEDTTHSLAQRFDAKPASGEIFVFTPNGDLRKLPEGATLLDFAFDIHTNLGSTCVGGKVNNRAVSIREQLKNGDIVEIQTQKNQTPKSDWLNVVVTSKARNKIKSFLREEQAKHTRMGREELERKLKNWKMAISIDEAVAYLARHFKLRLGSDVYGLIATQKLDFGTIKELLSRHLSGEAAEERRAAAAEVERQKAAQHAAQEKAAPQDALIIDDDISKIQYKLAKCCNPIKGDDVFGFVTINSGITIHRCDCPNAKRMCENYPYRVVEARWRQSAEGAFRVSIRIVAADTTGMANHITEVIIRDLKLNIRSINFAAAGNGCIAGTVAVEVPGSAVVDTLIHQIMRIKGVQRAYRIN
- the xseA gene encoding exodeoxyribonuclease VII large subunit, which encodes MAENPHITLRELQRRVKSVLEGSFALPLWVSAEISDIKVNYSGHCYLELVEKAEKGGDNGVPTAQARAVIWKSHFPRIAAYFEAETGQRLAPGLKILAKVLVSYHELYGFSLQITDVDPSFTLGDLERQRQQTIAQLQQDGVWEMNRGVPMPTVVQRVAVVSSAQAAGYQDFCKELAKSPYRFEVELFDAFMQGEAAEGSIIDALCRVADRLEEFDAVVIIRGGGSRSDLNCFNAYRICSYVAQFPLPVITGIGHDKDTSVADMVAHTALKTPTAVAGWLVERMDRICGWLDAAALQLHDGVLRLSRTQQVRLEELAGDVRHLSLGLLRQRGLELGSREEVFRQAVGSFLRQQRQQLAATGELVESRSPRHILRMGFAVVRSGDRAVTSVRQVAAGERLTINVADGRFSAEVKAEKRSEK
- a CDS encoding energy transducer TonB, translating into MKRLTMLLLLAGVLVAGTAGAAVPKPRPLYIVNGKVMDEIQQIPPEEIERVETLPADEETIARYGERAAHGVILITLRYDEPASFPADTTFGSYIARQVRWEDNDPVARVVLRYTVTPEGIVRIDETLESTDNRLKRRVLKAVEESPRWQPALKNGRPISSEGVLSIQLPEGRRMPRQVELVYR
- a CDS encoding hemolysin III family protein, giving the protein MERKKKNYIPTLGEEVANSVSHGVMSFLSLLSLPFAAVWAYVHDSEGVLASVSVSVFVISIFLMFLASTLYHSMNPASRHKEVFHILDHIFIYVAIAGSYTPIALSVIGGWQGLFITILQWAMVVFGIFYKSLSRRSIPAVSLTIYLVMGWTILFFLPLFIRHASTQLLWLIAAGGVLYTLGAWFYARKGFRYHHMVWHLLINLAVVCHFIGIVFYLY